Sequence from the Nitrospiraceae bacterium genome:
AAAAACCCCTCATGTGCTGGAACTTTTTTGTATTTCTCAAATACAGCTGGGGGTAGGTCATGGAAACTAATATTTCCGTGGGCGAAGAAACCGGAACGGCGAAAATTTTGACAATCGAGCCCGGAACCGATCTAGGGGCTCCGGAGGTGCAACGCACGGCCGTCGAGACGTTGGAAGGAGGCGGGGTTATCTACCTGCCCAAAAGCGGCTTCAAGCTGTCCGAGCGAGAGCGAGAGTTGATCTCGGACACGGCCAAGATCCTGACTCGGACCCCCAACTTTGAGGACGGCCGCCCGACGATTATCTTCGATCCGGACCGTGGTCAGATCAGAAAGTATCATTACATGAAGGCGGGGAAGAGGAAGATGGTGCGGGCCCAGGTCAGAGACACGGCCCGTCCTGATCTCCATGCGATTATGGTGCGCTACGGCGATTGGGCCAAGGAGATGATCACCCAATTGTTTCCCGACTACCAAGGAGCGCTGGATTGCAACCGGGTCACCTACCGGCCTATTCCGCGCAACAAAATTCAGTCGCTCCACATCGATTCAAGCTACGGGTACCCCACTCAGGGACGGGGCATGCTGCGCATCTTCTCCAACATCCATCCCACCATTGGGCCGCGCATCTGGCAAGTCGGCGAACCCTTTGAATCTTTTGTGCGTCGCTTCCTGCCTTCCGTGCATCTCGGCTGGCAGAGCTGGATGTCCTCCATTCTCGCCCATCTCGGCATCGGCGACGGTATCAAGACAAAGTACGATCATTATATGGCGGCGATACGCGCCCGCGGTATGCACGACAGGGAGTACCAGAAGACGGCACCGCGCCAGATCATGGAATTTCCGCCCGGCTCAAGCTGGATCGCGCTCACCGATCTGGTGGTGCACGGCGCAGTGTCCGGACAGCACAGCCTCGATCAGACGTTTTACCTGCCGGTGGAGGCGATGAGCGATCCATCGCATTCGTCGCTGCGCATCCTGGAGAGGCTGACTGGCGAGGCTCTGGTTTAAGCGAGCGGTAACCCCTTGGATGGAGGGACTTGATAAGCGATGTTGGTCATAGCGCTCTTTTGCACAAACGTCTCATCGCCACTCTTTCATCAGGTACATCATGAACAAAATAACAACAGTTTGTCGGCGGTAATCCATTCAAGGGTGGTTAACGGGCATCTGTAAACGCGGAACTGGACAATGTGGAAAAACCTCACTCATTTGCCCTCCATACGCGAATGGCTGCGCGGCTGGAAGATGGAATACCAGGAGCTACGGTGGATCATGAGTGGAGCGCCGTGGCTATGGCTCTGCATGCGAAATGATGGCTCGCCGGCTCGATACATTCATCGTGCCTTTTGCTTCTATGCCTGGCGACAAAGCCGCCTGGGTTTCGTCCTGATGGGTGCTGTGTTTGTAGTTGGCATACCGGTGGTACTTGGGATGATTGTCTACTGCACGATGATCCATGGAGTGCGCGTGCGCAAGGAGGTGGGAAAGAACCCGCTACGGCAGATGGGTGAGTTGGCGGTGCTTTGGCTGACCAAGGGAATCCTGCCATTTCATTACTATACCTTCGATCTCTATCGAGCCGACATGCGCAGGCGCGCATTGGACTATTTGTACCGCCACGAAACGAAGAGAGGCCTCTACCTCATGCTTCGGAAAAACTTTCCAGAAACCGACACCCGTAATGCTCTTAGTCACAAAGCGCTTTTTGCGCAACGTTGTCAACAGTTCGGCGTGGCAGTGGTGCCTGCCCTATTCACTATCAGGCACGGTGAGATCACCCGTTTCGATTTTAAGGAACCCGGTCTTCCCGCCTGTGATCTGTTTTTAAAACCTATCAGAGGAGCGGGGGGACGCGGGGCTGAAGTTTGGAAGTACCTCGGCAATCACACCTATCGCAATGCCTCAGCCGGGATACGCAGCGAACCCGAATTGCTTGTGCATCTCATCAACCTATCGAGGCGCAAACCCTACGTCGGTCGTCCGCTCGTGTCGAATCATCCCGAGCTTGCGGCAGTGAGCAGTGGAGCGCTATGTACCATCCGGGTCTTGACTTGTCTGGACGAGAATGACCAACCCGAGGTCACCCACGCGGTCCTGAGGATGCCGCGGACACCGGGCATCATCGTCGACAACTTCCACGCCGGGGGAATTGCGGCGAAAGTCATGCTCCACAGCGGTATTGTCAATGCTGCGACCGGCCTTGGCCAGGATCGCCATACGGCATGGTATAAGACCCATCCGACGACCGGTGCCGTGATTCTCGGGCGGCAGGTGCCGATGTGGAGTCAGGTCCTCGACCTCGCGCGTCAGGTTCACGCGGTGTTCCCGGACCAGATTTTTGTCGGTTGGGACATTGCCGTGTTGGAAACGGGGCCACATCTGATCGAGGGCAATAAGGGGCCCGACCTCGACATCATTCAGAGAACAGGCGGAGAGCCTATCGGCACCTCGCGCTTTGGTGCCCTGTTAGCCTATCACCTGCGCCAAATTCTGGAAAAGGGCCACACCATTTCAATTCCCGTCCCCCAGACAAAGACCGAATACGTTCATTGAGGAGACAGCCATGGCGAGCATAACAAATCTGGATGCAAGGATGGGACCGGTCGAAATAGACAGGAGAGCCGACATGGGCTCTAGATCCGTTCGTACAGAGGCGATCGATGTGGTGGAGAGCGGACGTATCCTCCTCCTTCGCGATGTCGGCTTCGAACTCACCGCGCAGGAACGCGAATTGATTCTGGATAAAGAGGTAATCATGCCCGGTCAGACGGAGAGGGATAGCCGGACCGGGAGGCCAACACTGATTTTCGATCCGGAGCGCGGCTCGTTCGAACGTACGAAAATTCAAGGCGAGGCTCGCCGCGAGATTGAGGCTATGATGCAGCGATTCACCGCATGGGCGGACAACATCATCTCCACATTGTTTCGAAGCTATCGCCCCGCTCTGGAGCGCGAGCGCGCGACGTACCGCCCCTGCGTCCGCAACACCCCACAGGGTATGCATATCGATACCAGCTACAAGTACCCGAGTCAGGGCCGCGGGATGTTACGAATCTTTTGCAACATTAACCCCAGCGGTCAGCCACGCGTATGGCAGATCGGGGAGCCCTTTGAACCGTTCGTTTCACGGTTTCTCCCATCTACCAGTCGCCTCAGTTCATGGCGGG
This genomic interval carries:
- a CDS encoding Kdo hydroxylase family protein, whose amino-acid sequence is METNISVGEETGTAKILTIEPGTDLGAPEVQRTAVETLEGGGVIYLPKSGFKLSERERELISDTAKILTRTPNFEDGRPTIIFDPDRGQIRKYHYMKAGKRKMVRAQVRDTARPDLHAIMVRYGDWAKEMITQLFPDYQGALDCNRVTYRPIPRNKIQSLHIDSSYGYPTQGRGMLRIFSNIHPTIGPRIWQVGEPFESFVRRFLPSVHLGWQSWMSSILAHLGIGDGIKTKYDHYMAAIRARGMHDREYQKTAPRQIMEFPPGSSWIALTDLVVHGAVSGQHSLDQTFYLPVEAMSDPSHSSLRILERLTGEALV
- a CDS encoding Kdo hydroxylase family protein; this translates as MASITNLDARMGPVEIDRRADMGSRSVRTEAIDVVESGRILLLRDVGFELTAQERELILDKEVIMPGQTERDSRTGRPTLIFDPERGSFERTKIQGEARREIEAMMQRFTAWADNIISTLFRSYRPALERERATYRPCVRNTPQGMHIDTSYKYPSQGRGMLRIFCNINPSGQPRVWQIGEPFEPFVSRFLPSTSRLSSWRDWVLHCLGGARVRRTRTPYDRLIADIRRLAKSDDQYQKTAPRQLVEFPAGSSWIALTDLAVHGAISGQHSLDQTFFLPVSAMREPERSSLHILERMTGRALV